The following is a genomic window from Euwallacea similis isolate ESF13 chromosome 29, ESF131.1, whole genome shotgun sequence.
AGAAGTGTTCATCAGTCATCAACTGTTGAGGTTTCTCATGCCACTCAAGTCGGAAACGACCCTAAAGATAAGAAACCAACCGTATTAGAATCCTATGGATATTTCCTTGGAAAAACCATTGGGACTGGCTCGTATGCTACTGTGCGAGTAAGTTATTGGTTTTTGGTAATTTCCACTTCGACTCATAATTTAATTGAGTCTCTTGTAGATGGCCCACAGTCAACAACATGAAGGGAATGTTGCCATTAAAATGGTGAGCAAATTCTCTGCGCCTGCTGATTATTTAAAGAAGTTTCTGCCAAGGGAGATTGAGGCGGTGAAGGGGTTGAGGCATCCGAATTTGATACGGTTTTTGCAGGCAATTGAAACTACTCACAGGTTGATTTACCGACATAGTTCAGTTTTGTTTTAGATTAGGTTTACTTAAATAAGGATTCTTAGCTATTGGCTAGCCATTTGGTTTCATTTTACAGAATGTACATTATAATGGAATTTGCTGATAATGGCAGTCTGCTTGACATCATCAAAAAGGAGCAATACATTGATGAGACAAGGTCGAGGAAGTGGTTCAGGCAACTTGTTAATTGCATTGAATATTGCCATAACCGCGGTGTAGTCCACAGGTAAATTGAATTCTTATATTAGGTAGGCGCCTAATATAGGGCGTTCCATATCGttatgttcaaattttgggAGCGTAAAGTAGACATAATTCTAAGACTAAAAAACACAATAGTAGTAGGTCGATTTTTATTCGTTCCAAAGTTACAGcatgaaattataaaaataaataaacagatttaaattcgaaaaccaaagaaaaatgtcctgtttcacaaatatttaattaatattaggtgtacaactttgcttccgccgttttttttccgaatttcgcgattttattgtaaaaaactaattatacctttaggatccaaagtattgtccatcgctggccactactttctcccatctttcgggcagcatacgaatcccgtgttgaaaaaattggacatcttttgaagcgatccacgattctatccaatttcttacttcttcataagaccggaagtgttggtcagctagcccatgtgccatggatcgaaacaagtgataatcagaaggagctaggtcaggagaatatggcgggtggggtaggacttcccatttcaatgtttccaagtatttcttgaccacttgcgcaacatggggtcgagcattatcgtgctgcaaaatcactttatcatgtctctcgttgtattgcagccgtttctttttcaatgctcggctcaaacgcattaattgggttcgataaagagcacctgtgattgtttcagttggttgtaacagctcataatatattacgccgagttgatcccaccaaatacagagcatgattttggaaccatgaatagacggtttggccgtcgacgtggaagcatggccgggatattcccaagtctttttgcgtttgggattatcgtaatgaacccatttctcgtccccagtcacaatacgatgcagaaatcaattccgtctttgccttgcaagcaactgttcacaagcgaacagacgcctgtcaatatctcttggtttcaactcgtacggcacccaatatccttgcttctgaatcattcccatgtctttgaggcgttttgagattgtttgttgagtcactcccaatgattgtgccaattcttgttgactttgacacgagtcttcgtcaagtaatgcttccaagttcgcatcttggaaaaccttctttcttccaccgctatgttggtcttcgacgtgaaaatcaccgttcttgaagcgctgaaaccactcacgacatgtcctttcactaatagtggcttccccataagtatctgagagcattcgatgagcctcagcagcagatttcttcatattgaagcagaaaagtaaaacctcccgcaaatgacgagaatttggctcgtacactgacattttcaattgcgaataactttatgatgaagacacaaatagactaatatttttatgaggttatgttaacaggtgcccaaggctcctgcatgcccacatggggttatttatttcgatcattacttaccgctacatacatctattcaaaaacggcggaagcaaagttgtacacctaataatattttcaaaatgttctcCTTCTTACTGAATACCAGCTTGTGCTCGTATACCGACGGATAAAGCGACACTCCTTATTTCACGATCATTTTCACGTAATTGTTGGGCCGTTTGCTGAATACACTACAAGAATTCCTCTCTGGTGCTTGAAACTTGTGCGTAAACTAAACTTTTCATGTATCCccagaaataaaaatctagaGGATTATGATCAGGTGATTTAGGTGGCCATGCAACAgcgcccccccccccccccccctctctTCAATCCACTGGggataattgttaaaaaaattccggACAGCAATTCCAAAATGTGTTACTGCACTATCCATTTGAATCTACACATTTATTCTTATGGCCAGGGGAACATCTAAAAGTGGGGGCAGGTCTTCAATAAGAAATTGTAGGTaattttcagcatttaattttatagggAGAATGTAAGGATCGACCACTAGATCGTCGATCAAGCCAGCCCAAACGTTGACGAAAAATTCAtgctgaaaatttgcaagacGTATTGCATGGGGATTTTCTAGTTTCCACTTATGCAGGTTCTTCAGATTGCTAATACCTCATCTTGTAAATGAGGCTTCATCTGTCCAAAGAACTCGTCTGCAGTAATGAATGTTTAACCGTGGCTGTCGTAGAATCCAGGTGAAATACACTAGACGACAATGAAGGTTCGCCTCAAGCAAATCTTGCATCTTCTGATAATAATATGGATGTAAGCCCTTACGTGTCAATATTCGCCAAACAGTAGTCATTTGTGGTGTTCCAATTTAGCTACCAATTAAGATACCTGCAAACGACATCTAATACTTGATGGCTCTACTGGCAAATTCATTCCTTTGTCGAAAAGGTACATAGTCACGTAATCAGCATTTACGAAACTGCCTGTGTACCTCCAcaaatgttttataattaagtattCGTTTATTTGGCAACTGATTACGCTATTTATTAACTGACTGACGTGCGCTCCCATTACAACAACCATAAATGAAACGCACATTCGCATACTCTTCagatgaacattttttttcatcttgATGCATAGATCCTAAAACATCGTACGTTCTTATTTATGTTTCgaatttaaatctgtttatttatttttatgattccaTAGGAATACTGCCAGAGCGTACGAATGCGAGTTTGTCTCCACTGGTAAGCCAACTTATTGGCCAACAGACGCTAATAAAATCTCAGACCTAATCCACATCTTTGTCATAAAGAACGTATCAACGAATTACATCAAGATGGAAGAAGGATTCGACCTCAACTCGGAACACTCTCCCATCTTGCTTGCGATCAACGATCGAGTCATGTTTAAACCCGGATTGGACGCTGCATTAGAAAGAATctaacatttttagtttattgctcggaaaaactgttttgtaCGTCTAAAATGCTTTCCCCTTTATAAATGCCTCGCAGGAGGGCTGCATTAACCACTGACAGATTACGGTTATCGGTGGTCTGGAAAGATAAATGTACCTaattgttagtttttttttctaacgcaCGGCCAACAGCGTAACCTGAGTTGTTCAAATAAATCTTGTGAAGCGGGCGGATTCTTTTTTGCTATATCGACTATATTGTGAAATCTACTTCATATTGGTATGttgccttaaaatttattcatgtTTGGatacagtttttattttttacgcTGTAGAATTACGAGAGGCAGGAAAGAAGAAGAACAATTATTGAAGTGGTTTGAGGATTTCCTTCTGAGAAGGAACAACTCCCAGATTTCGATAATGATATAAATGATGCCCTTTCTGAACATAATGAGCATGATACAGACAGTGAACAATCTGAAGATGTAGGTTCTGATGACATTCCATTTGCTTAAAATCTAACACAGACTAAGACAGGAAGGGAACCTATTTTTATCGGTAAAAGTAGCTAAAACACAAACCAAATATCCTTAGAAGAAAAACACGTACCAATAATCCTATAACACAGCTGCCAGGAGCGAAACCTGTTGCGAAAAAAACACCCCTAGAGTGctggaaattgttttttcctGACAAGGTCCTTGACCAAATTGTAGTTTTTTACTAATCAGAAACTGACAGAGTTCCGAATCTTATTAGCGCCCTAGAAATTAAGTCATATTCTGGATCAATTTGAAGACGAACCATTGATTATTCTACCACAGTTATGGTGGCAACATGAAGCTCCTGCATACAATGGACGAGAAgtaacaaattatttgaataggatttttccaaatgaatGGATCGAAAACCAGGGGTCTGTGAGGTGACCTGCTAGAAGTCCTGACTTGAATCCCCTGGATTACTTTCTGTGGGGATACCTTCAAAACCATTTGTACCGTGAAAttccaaataatattaatgaattacGAATGAATTTAATGAGGAAAATAACAACGCTTCCCCATCGATCCATTCAACGGGCAGTATTAAGACTACATAAACTGAGTGCGAAATGTATCGAGGCGAATGGCTTTCAATTCGAAtaccttttataattttctttaattatttcaattattaataatataaatatgtttagaatttttaattaaataaatattattaatatgaataaatttgatagccttttgttattttttaattaacatttttcgaatttgataactgtaataaaatatttaggtaCATGTTAAAACCAGAGAACTGATAATGGTCGCCAAATGACGAAACGTCGGAAATAAAGTCTGATTGTGCCATCTTCTCCAACAGAAATAAATGCCCCAATAATCTCTCATTCGCTTTCCGATATTTATGGAAATGACGTAAGAAGGAAGCAAAATCGAAATATcagtttcgattttttttcgtatatcTCGGGAACCAGCCGGATTTTTTCGGATTTTTGAACGACACTTTCttcagcataaaaatacgcgactttgccataatttaaatttcctcgTATCTTCaacggtttccgagatccccgTAGTGGCCTCTTGATTTGAGATACTATTCATTCAATATTCGAAAGGTACAACTTGCGCAACCTTACCCTAGTTTGGCgagttattttatgaattttcgaATTCCGGTAACATCCTTGAACCATATAATTTTCTGCTCACTTAGTGtcggaaaattaaagaattatgTAAGAATATCATATCGAAAAACTAAGATGTTCTTTCATTTATGGACAAATACACTCACCAGCATCCTATTAAATTTGGTGACAACTCTGATGCGCAGAGTATTTCGTAGATGGGTCAATTTTATAAGCCTTTTTTTAGATTGCAGACGCAATTTCTAACGTTGCCCCTAAGCCCAAGGTGAGTCAAAAAACTTTCCACCCAGcactatatacagggtgaaagAGAGTGTCGCTTTtcacttaaatttatattacacGAAGTTTATGCAGGATATAGGGTAATTACGCAGTATAAATTTTAGCTCCTGTGCCTTTATACCATGGTAACCTGTTCTTCTGTAAATCTGAAAtcctaaattttcaaatgttcgCAAAGTATTTACAAGTCCTCAAGACCTCAAACACGAACTAAAATCGTTTAACTTCGATTACACTACAATGTTAAACATTAATTCATTACAGAGACATCAAATGTGAGAATATGCTAATGGACAACGGATGGAACATCAAACTGTCGGACTTTGGATTTGCAAGAGCAAACATGAAACCGAAAAATGGACAACCTATACTCAGTGAAACTTTTTGTGGCAGCTATGCGTATGCCTCTCCTGAAATACTCAGAAGAATACCATATCAACCTCAATATGCTGATATCTGGTCCATGGGGGTTGTGCTCTTTGCTATGGTTCTTGGGCGATTACCCTTTGACGACAGCAACTATAAGGAATTGATAAAAGTCTGCTTCGTCGGCTAGTAAATAGTACCTAGTTCAATTAACATTTCTCAATTTAAGCAAGTATCCGGTAAAGTGATATTTCCAAGGAAGCCTAAGGTGAGCAGTAATTGCAAATCGTTGATAAACAAAATCTTAACTCCGCTGAAAAGCAGAATTTGCATAAACGGCATCAGAGAAGACCCTTGGTTTGCCTGCGAAGAGGAACAAACAGGGAGTAGTGAGGATAGATCAGCATCTTCTGCAGTATCAGTAAGTAGTCAAACCTTCGAGAAAGATAATAAAGTCGTGGTGTTGcagaaatctgaaaataaaaggaaacttTTGGTGGACTGCGACGCGTTGGTACCGCCAAGTGTATAAGAGGccataaaaattaagaacGCTGACAGTGAAGCTGAGCAATCTGACAAGGGAAACTCCAGTGGGAAATCAAAACAATGTACTAATACCAAGCTGTGttcttatttttctaataaattgtctaacattttctataattttacGTCCTGCTTATAATACTATGCAATCATGCCCTCACCATGAACGGCATCGCATATCTTTAAGATGTGGCTGGTGGCACTTGGGATCGTGTTCCGAATGTTGAAGCACTATCAACAGAGCGAATAGTATTGATTGTCTCACGTAGGTACTGGTTCCAGACAGGTGTCTAGAAGTCACGTAATCTTCAAGACCCTTGAAGCCTTCAGCAATACCCATCAGATATTTGTACTCCTGGAGGTGACCGTCTCCAGTTAGTACGTCGCACACTATCCTCGTGTCATTTTCTTTCTAATCGAAGAAGCTTATTCCTCTCGGCACTTGGACTGTCTGTATGTCTCCCAATTTGTCCAGCTACACAGGAACATCCACTTAATCATCTATctaataaatagataaaatgCCACGACTTTGAAGATTCCCGCAATCGGTTTAGGCCCGCGGAATACTGGTCCAGAACCCTGTTAGGCTAAAGGATCTGTCCTCTCATCACCGGGAACACCCATGTGTCTTGCAATCCAAAGACaaatttggttatttttcCTTGCAAAAGGTGTTCAAGACGTTTTCACACATTGGGACCAGTTTGCACTGTATCACATCGATACCAGTAGCTAATATCGTCGTTCTACTGTAAGAGGATAGTTGATTTTGCCATATCTAACCGAACGAGTCAACAGTTGAAACCCCCATGTAAAGACAACAAACAATTCGGTCTGGAACACCATAGAATGACTATCCAGGGCGATGTTTTCCACTTCGCCAGTgtctaacctgaattaacctgaagGCATCTGGACACCTGCTGATGAAGGAGAACTAGGAGAACATTCATACGCTATTCTTCGTGGTTGGGATTActattttcaggaaatttgaGAGTTTGAGCGTGGATAGCTGAAGATCGTATACATTTAAAAGAACCGGGCACCTTTTTATAGCTCAGTCCCGAATGCATATGGGTGAATGTTGACATCTGCAACTGGACGAGTGTCCACGTTCCATATGTCGCATGTATCGCCTCCAGTTTAATCTCGAGGTCTAAGAGcgttaaaattcaatatttctttCGTTGGTACTTCTATAGCAATCATATCGAATGTGTCGATACAGCCTATCGATATCGATACGATTTAATACTGCACATCGATATTTTGTCCGATATCTCATAACCCTACTGTTTCACTGACACTGACACTGACACTGACGCTGAATTCCGTTAAATGTTTCATTCGCTTTATATCCCTGTTATGTGACCGTTTGATTTAAAACTTGTGGaagttttatatttagatttatttctgaatttaaaGGACTTGTCCCAGAATTGCTCCTataaaattcaacagtttttaatcAAAGGCGTATAATCCGAAGACTAGAAATATCCTCCTGTCACTGTCACTGAATTAAGATCTACGTATGGCTGAAGAGAAGTTTTCTTATTGCCCTCCTCGGCCAGTTTCTTACTTGCAGGCTAGAGATCCCAGTATTTTAAGCTGGAATTATTGGAATAGAGATAAATTGATCAGACACAATTTATTGGACGACTTCTGCAATGACAGTACACTTTGTAAAGACTCCTCAGAAATCAAAGAGAAAGTGGTAAATCGAGTTGTAGAAGTAAGTGATATTTCCTGCtttatttcataaagtttAAGAAGCATTGACCATTGGCTTTTTAAATCTATTGTTCTATGAAACAGAACTGtttattaagaattaaaaatacacaactAGAAGTTTTTCTGCTCTTTTTCTTACacactttaattttgtgaaatgtCTATCGTTTCctagagagagagagagagagacagACAAATTCAAACAttaactgtaaataaaaaataaactattttttatcaaaaatacaaCATGCAAATATCTTTGCTTGTAAAGTTTCAGTGTCTACCTTTCTAAATACTATTTACATGTTGCAATGAATGATTCTCAGGAAGTAatggtaaataattttataaatacataaatacaaatgttttttgttacataattttaacatatACCACTTGTAAGACATTTGACTTTGAtgatttcataaatattttttgtaaaattattataaaaatattacttaataaaaattgtattaaaaatatctcttaaattttgttcttgtgatattttaaaataatttttaactcataaattttcataacaattttgcataaacaacttaacatatatttaaaaaaatattcaacacaATACTATCATTAGCaagtgattttcaaaattatttagattaTCTATATCACCAGGCAAATTTTGGAAAGttcattatttcatatttaaaatgtgttaaagCTGAGTTATATGAAGTTATTAAGAGTGACTTTACGAAAAAATCTGTGGATTCAATGTAACAAGGTAATTTCAAATCAAgcttcaaaatgtttt
Proteins encoded in this region:
- the LOC136417645 gene encoding testis-specific serine/threonine-protein kinase 3-like; translated protein: MPSPVRSVHQSSTVEVSHATQVGNDPKDKKPTVLESYGYFLGKTIGTGSYATVRMAHSQQHEGNVAIKMVSKFSAPADYLKKFLPREIEAVKGLRHPNLIRFLQAIETTHRMYIIMEFADNGSLLDIIKKEQYIDETRSRKWFRQLVNCIEYCHNRGVVHRDIKCENMLMDNGWNIKLSDFGFARANMKPKNGQPILSETFCGSYAYASPEILRRIPYQPQYADIWSMGVVLFAMVLGRLPFDDSNYKELIKQVSGKVIFPRKPKVSSNCKSLINKILTPLKSRICINGIREDPWFACEEEQTGSSEDRSASSAVSKSENKRKLLVDCDALVPPSV